A genomic region of Aeropyrum pernix K1 contains the following coding sequences:
- a CDS encoding enoyl-CoA hydratase/isomerase family protein: MAGNYSLVKTRVDPPLGWLVFSRPERLNAFNTSMMREVLAALDELEGDEGVRFVAITGEGKAFSAGIDLGELAEAGSPEEAERLFSTLAMVVERILGLRKPVIMAVNGHAIGGGAELLWAGDIVVAVRSARISWPESLWNLAPPFLPTLGPFVLGPARAAYLALTAEPITAEEAYRMGLVSLLVDEPGQLEDAVNRVAEKIMASPPAAVESIVSMLRAGKRGWHTQLGVAELKRLSKDTTALQAAKSFKDTKRPPDYKSLWRTGKK, translated from the coding sequence TTGGCGGGAAACTATAGTTTGGTTAAAACCAGGGTGGATCCACCCCTGGGCTGGCTGGTTTTCAGCAGGCCCGAGAGGCTTAACGCCTTCAACACGTCCATGATGCGCGAGGTCCTAGCTGCCCTGGACGAGCTTGAGGGGGATGAGGGTGTCAGGTTTGTGGCTATAACTGGCGAGGGTAAAGCCTTCTCAGCGGGTATCGACCTGGGGGAGCTGGCGGAGGCCGGTAGCCCGGAGGAGGCTGAGAGGCTCTTCTCCACGCTGGCCATGGTTGTGGAGAGGATACTGGGGTTGAGGAAGCCGGTGATCATGGCTGTAAACGGCCACGCCATAGGAGGCGGCGCAGAGCTGCTGTGGGCGGGGGACATAGTTGTTGCCGTTAGGTCGGCCAGGATATCCTGGCCCGAGTCCCTCTGGAACCTGGCGCCGCCGTTCCTGCCGACCCTAGGCCCCTTTGTTCTTGGCCCCGCCAGGGCCGCCTACCTGGCGCTGACTGCCGAGCCCATAACGGCGGAGGAGGCGTACAGGATGGGCCTAGTCTCCCTCCTCGTCGACGAGCCGGGCCAGCTAGAGGACGCCGTCAATCGTGTGGCGGAGAAGATCATGGCCTCCCCGCCTGCGGCCGTAGAGTCGATAGTCAGCATGCTTAGGGCTGGCAAGAGGGGGTGGCACACCCAGCTGGGGGTGGCGGAGCTGAAGAGGCTCTCCAAAGACACAACCGCCCTACAGGCCGCCAAGAGCTTCAAAGACACGAAGAGGCCGCCAGACTACAAGAGCCTCTGGAGGACTGGGAAGAAGTGA
- a CDS encoding winged helix-turn-helix domain-containing protein codes for MARRSRVEIIIDVLEALQDEGPMTPTRLATVANMPYDRLQTVLEPLVAKGLVRVRDMGRSKQVEITREGVRALHDLKRVRRLLSDLGFA; via the coding sequence GTGGCGAGGAGGAGTAGGGTAGAGATAATAATAGATGTGCTGGAGGCCCTCCAGGACGAGGGGCCGATGACGCCCACTAGGCTTGCGACAGTAGCTAACATGCCCTATGACAGGCTGCAGACGGTGCTTGAACCCCTGGTGGCGAAAGGGCTTGTGCGTGTTAGGGATATGGGGCGGTCGAAGCAGGTTGAGATAACCAGAGAGGGGGTTAGAGCCCTGCACGATCTTAAGCGTGTTAGGAGGCTGCTCAGCGACCTGGGCTTCGCGTAG
- a CDS encoding NAD(P)/FAD-dependent oxidoreductase encodes MKRRIVILGGSFGGLQAARYTLDLLGDKADITVVNESDRIVFKPALTYLAAGMRSSAEELYIPLREKFANTSARLEVSRVSGIYPEENKVELSSGSAIEYDYLVIALGAVPDEKALPGLEEANANPWTLEGALKVRRALENGARKVVVGSFKPPYPCPPAPIELAGLVAKTPLAGNGGVEVTLGFPGPRPLPPLGEEVSSKLEALIESTPIRYVRDFKPIEVDPGRKVLRHEGGEESFDVLALVPPYKVNPLIVEAGLASEGGWPRVLFEKGFRHGSYDNIYVIGDSSVAQYGAPMAGFLAGFMALGAARAIAEDLGEPVEAGGKKAYAKCFVDYIDDGAAVFCDFTGLFTGEGGPHCHVIAEGGLVGEYKKALERYWRSFKL; translated from the coding sequence GTGAAGCGGAGGATAGTGATCCTGGGCGGCAGCTTCGGTGGCTTGCAGGCGGCCCGCTACACTCTAGACCTCCTGGGGGATAAGGCGGATATTACTGTTGTAAATGAGTCGGACCGTATCGTTTTCAAGCCAGCACTAACCTATCTGGCGGCAGGCATGAGGTCCTCAGCAGAAGAGCTCTACATACCCCTTCGCGAGAAGTTTGCCAACACCAGTGCAAGGCTAGAAGTGTCTAGAGTAAGCGGGATCTACCCCGAGGAGAACAAGGTAGAGCTGAGCTCGGGCTCGGCTATAGAGTACGACTACCTGGTAATAGCCCTAGGGGCTGTACCCGACGAGAAGGCCCTGCCGGGCCTGGAAGAGGCTAACGCGAACCCATGGACCCTCGAGGGCGCTCTAAAGGTGAGGAGGGCCTTGGAAAATGGGGCCAGGAAGGTTGTTGTAGGCTCCTTCAAGCCACCCTACCCGTGCCCTCCAGCGCCCATAGAGCTGGCCGGCCTAGTAGCCAAGACCCCCCTGGCGGGTAACGGGGGAGTAGAGGTGACCCTCGGGTTCCCAGGGCCCAGGCCCCTGCCTCCCCTGGGTGAGGAGGTCTCCTCTAAGCTGGAGGCCCTAATAGAGTCCACCCCGATCAGGTACGTCAGGGACTTCAAGCCGATAGAGGTTGACCCCGGGCGTAAGGTGTTGAGGCACGAGGGCGGGGAGGAGAGTTTCGACGTTCTAGCCCTGGTCCCACCCTACAAGGTCAACCCCCTGATTGTCGAGGCCGGTCTGGCCAGTGAGGGAGGATGGCCTAGGGTCTTGTTTGAGAAGGGGTTCAGACATGGCAGCTACGACAACATCTACGTTATAGGAGATTCAAGCGTCGCCCAGTACGGCGCGCCTATGGCAGGGTTCCTGGCGGGCTTTATGGCCCTGGGGGCTGCGAGGGCGATAGCCGAGGACCTGGGGGAGCCTGTGGAGGCTGGCGGTAAGAAGGCCTATGCCAAGTGCTTCGTAGATTATATAGACGATGGTGCCGCCGTCTTCTGCGACTTCACAGGACTGTTCACAGGAGAGGGAGGCCCCCACTGCCACGTTATAGCGGAGGGAGGCCTGGTGGGGGAGTACAAGAAGGCGCTGGAGAGGTACTGGAGGTCCTTTAAACTCTAA
- a CDS encoding NUDIX domain-containing protein: protein MGGPDSSVLALLWGSPTRVLLVRKRCAPGSPWACDLALPGGGVKRGEAPLEAAAREAWEEAWIPPAAVRPLASYCCEKTLTAGRRIHVVIAALQGPAEPRPAEEEVDAAIWAPLHIASAKPGPVRHPYRGVIEGLSLPGGLILWGATLRILRRILAMLQEGEVKLNTPQRHI from the coding sequence TTGGGAGGGCCAGACTCCTCAGTGCTAGCCCTACTCTGGGGCAGCCCCACCAGGGTGCTACTGGTCAGGAAGAGGTGCGCCCCAGGCAGCCCCTGGGCATGCGACCTAGCCCTACCGGGGGGCGGAGTGAAGAGGGGCGAGGCCCCCCTGGAGGCTGCAGCGAGGGAGGCCTGGGAGGAGGCCTGGATACCCCCCGCAGCTGTAAGGCCCCTAGCATCCTACTGCTGCGAGAAAACCCTGACCGCCGGGAGGAGGATACACGTCGTGATAGCGGCTCTCCAGGGCCCGGCCGAGCCCAGGCCGGCTGAGGAGGAGGTAGACGCAGCCATATGGGCCCCCCTCCACATCGCATCGGCAAAGCCCGGCCCCGTTAGACACCCCTACAGGGGGGTTATCGAGGGCCTAAGCCTCCCAGGAGGCCTCATACTATGGGGCGCTACTCTCAGGATACTCAGGCGCATCCTAGCTATGCTGCAGGAGGGGGAGGTAAAGCTCAACACCCCGCAGCGTCATATATAA
- a CDS encoding molybdenum cofactor biosynthesis protein, which translates to MSSGWVELRLYTILKDAAGAETVRVPCPPGGVTLGEALREAARTSGGLERALDAVSWEVYGLLDDGSRLALEDRVACGSRVHVIPPPSGGGVVVEARLLKPGEPVDIASLVARAASASPANGAVAVFVGTVKSVVGGVRVEKLFYEAAWGVAERVIESILREEAGANGLSAAIVYHYTGERRPGETTIVAVVAGASRGNVYPGLQRVVDRVKREAPIWKVEYREGGVKAYILGDRVVTLVHPGRRPRAS; encoded by the coding sequence ATGAGTAGTGGGTGGGTCGAGCTTAGGCTCTACACTATACTCAAGGACGCCGCGGGGGCTGAGACGGTCAGGGTGCCCTGCCCCCCCGGCGGCGTCACCCTCGGGGAGGCCCTGAGGGAGGCGGCGAGGACCTCAGGCGGGCTTGAGAGGGCCCTCGACGCAGTATCATGGGAGGTCTACGGGCTCCTGGACGACGGGTCTAGGCTCGCACTGGAGGATAGGGTGGCCTGCGGCTCCAGGGTCCACGTTATACCCCCTCCGAGCGGCGGCGGCGTGGTGGTGGAGGCTAGGCTTCTTAAGCCGGGGGAACCCGTGGATATAGCCAGCCTGGTTGCTAGGGCGGCCTCCGCCTCGCCAGCCAACGGTGCTGTGGCCGTTTTCGTGGGCACCGTCAAGTCTGTAGTGGGGGGTGTGAGGGTTGAGAAGCTCTTCTACGAGGCCGCCTGGGGTGTTGCAGAGAGGGTTATAGAGTCTATATTGAGGGAGGAGGCTGGGGCCAACGGGCTCTCAGCGGCTATAGTCTACCACTACACCGGCGAGAGGAGGCCGGGGGAGACGACTATAGTGGCTGTGGTGGCGGGGGCTTCCCGGGGCAACGTCTACCCCGGGCTGCAGAGGGTTGTGGACAGGGTTAAGAGGGAGGCGCCCATATGGAAGGTGGAGTATAGGGAGGGAGGGGTTAAAGCCTACATACTGGGCGATAGGGTCGTCACCCTCGTGCACCCGGGCCGCCGGCCTCGAGCATCCTAG
- a CDS encoding vWA domain-containing protein: MNRGYDVVWAIDLSKSMARTAGGLGASKLKVSSGIIAMASSRILSRPGSRVGIVGFHDRAFPILPSTDNYRRVLDSLTLLRAVGEGSAGGDGIVESVKMLRGSGRERHVVMVSDGGFNTGIPIPLATIYALNMGVRLHFIIVGGQPGDVVKRSVEEAASRTGGRVYIVAGEGDDMKAAVGVARAAGGSQA; this comes from the coding sequence TTGAATAGGGGCTACGACGTTGTCTGGGCTATAGACCTGTCGAAGAGCATGGCCAGGACTGCCGGAGGCCTGGGGGCGAGCAAGCTCAAAGTATCGAGCGGGATAATAGCTATGGCGAGCTCCCGGATACTCTCGAGGCCCGGCTCGAGAGTGGGTATAGTGGGCTTCCACGACAGGGCCTTCCCCATACTCCCCTCGACAGACAACTACAGGAGGGTCCTCGACTCCCTCACCCTCCTACGGGCAGTAGGAGAGGGCTCTGCCGGGGGGGATGGTATAGTGGAGTCCGTCAAGATGCTCAGGGGCAGCGGGAGGGAGAGGCATGTGGTTATGGTGAGCGACGGCGGCTTCAACACCGGCATACCAATACCCCTAGCCACCATCTACGCCCTGAACATGGGTGTGAGGCTACACTTCATAATAGTCGGGGGGCAGCCTGGGGATGTGGTTAAGAGGAGCGTTGAGGAGGCCGCCTCCAGAACCGGGGGGCGTGTCTACATCGTTGCCGGCGAGGGCGACGACATGAAGGCTGCAGTGGGGGTGGCTAGGGCTGCGGGGGGGAGCCAGGCTTAG
- a CDS encoding S8 family serine peptidase has product MHTPRISGLAVRLAAALLILIMLLPLAPSYTPSAAPPTPEYKAYVDPVLLNPEGYDMPVDVAYTPELSSLIAKLREQRLASGLEPLREGQAKVTIIYLGGNPEEVAGLTEGVIFGLNMGGKWVIEAWADRESVEALASLEGVAAILKSRSPVSSILREVELLEKLQPEPGVEPTLYAAVDAIGASRVWEEFGVTGEGVKVAVVDTGVDYGHSDLGVESIARAEDGTPLIFDADQLGFALTLSEAVKDEEGYVNVSTPVPFIDLFFMGYGEAEAGWLLYISPDGTVAYYEFPIDRFFVGDIESAGGVFKFGLAVQTVFILYGSLGILNYSLPVLLADGDGDGSYETVYADLSTAYYLFLKALSDTGMISGEPDPSLLDLSFADETPASYGSEVLARDFTGDGVNDFSAGALAGWTYDWVGLLTGESVNLGWRLGFDYAGLVLPGLDPQGRWVSILYDTLAHGTSVATVIASRGNVEFNLGYIETSLRGVAPGAKIAAGGSFLINVFVAQLFLSGFEPQDSPLNWVYTGEHQVDVINNSWGNSYIALRGFLTGADDYATIEDYIVSASGTVIVHAMGNGGPGYGTATTPGAGSLIISVGASTLFDYRPFYGYLPSPGGDVISWSDRGPSQIGVAKPDVVNIGSFAWAGVPVLTGLGNGSLAFDIFGGTSEATPMTSGSVALVISAYQQAFGAKPSPGLVKAILKSTARDTGADAFTQGSGQVDVYRAVKAVLEGGVPIALSTSVYENVYSLLSGYSYPFLAPNPVEDTQIYPGVLKPGETAVETLVLKTLSGEAEVSDVKAYTFHVVRKGLLEYLDLENAYVILADGSTVPLQERLAGVGEDGSTLTLLLQGDERRIIVPMKQEYLQGLAKPLEYENEIIVSFPYTIMDPGRTYGPSPGVPYLILGAEFHLGFDLDGDGVITLGETARVNYDIRYANTLHVEIGNPESQAAEVAEWLTGRWGIEVSPEDAVPVLDLRILFNVYGLIGQQLELPLKLETEFLHRFPACGLSVSLSSTTVTPEGVEAEVAIQVPEDAAPGVYQYYIEIAYSDGGKTLVPVSVPVAAVVDSETGVLDFGGFVEEAPYRQYAVSGKFDWSWRYESGDWRTFPVVFEDPSVKAVVVAVEWQSPDTAIDVAVGGPGYNFLAADTEEDIAYLYGSVVAAKMAYHGGALGRSGLVPYYETPSKTKSIVLAPVAEAGKPYWVVVRNSIIDASTVFPETFTVELRPVRVTAEVLGELQEGEEVTVRFTITGTALISYAQVYTSVEGATVTPSTLGFGLTHVVEVTFTYQGEEEVSIALLTPLARSYDIGFDYGPYKFAIFRVPGFFTATAPLS; this is encoded by the coding sequence ATGCACACTCCGAGAATTAGTGGGTTAGCCGTGAGGCTCGCCGCCGCTCTCCTCATACTAATAATGCTACTACCCCTAGCACCCTCCTACACCCCATCCGCCGCTCCGCCTACGCCAGAATACAAAGCTTACGTAGACCCTGTCCTCCTCAACCCCGAGGGCTACGATATGCCCGTCGACGTGGCATACACGCCTGAGCTGTCCAGCCTGATCGCCAAGCTCAGGGAGCAGAGGCTCGCCTCTGGTCTCGAGCCCCTAAGGGAGGGGCAGGCTAAGGTGACCATCATCTACCTGGGCGGCAACCCCGAGGAGGTTGCTGGGCTGACGGAGGGTGTCATATTCGGCCTGAACATGGGTGGAAAGTGGGTTATAGAGGCCTGGGCCGACAGGGAGAGTGTTGAGGCTCTCGCCAGCCTCGAGGGCGTGGCAGCCATTCTAAAGTCCAGGAGCCCCGTGTCGAGCATACTCAGGGAGGTTGAGCTGCTAGAGAAGCTCCAGCCCGAGCCCGGTGTGGAGCCGACGCTTTACGCCGCGGTCGACGCCATAGGCGCCTCCAGGGTCTGGGAGGAGTTCGGGGTCACGGGCGAGGGTGTTAAGGTCGCCGTCGTTGATACGGGGGTGGACTACGGCCACAGCGACCTGGGCGTCGAGTCCATAGCCCGGGCTGAGGACGGGACTCCCCTCATATTCGACGCCGACCAGCTTGGCTTCGCCCTGACGCTCTCGGAGGCTGTGAAGGATGAGGAGGGCTATGTAAATGTGTCCACGCCAGTCCCCTTCATAGACCTCTTCTTCATGGGCTATGGAGAGGCTGAGGCCGGCTGGCTACTCTACATAAGCCCCGATGGCACGGTGGCGTACTACGAGTTCCCGATAGACAGGTTCTTCGTCGGCGACATAGAGTCTGCCGGGGGCGTCTTCAAGTTCGGCCTCGCAGTGCAGACGGTCTTCATACTCTACGGCTCCCTAGGCATACTCAACTACTCCCTACCAGTCCTGCTGGCCGACGGGGATGGCGACGGCAGCTACGAGACGGTCTACGCCGACCTCAGCACAGCCTACTACCTATTCCTCAAAGCCCTCAGTGACACTGGCATGATAAGCGGGGAGCCCGACCCAAGCCTGCTCGACCTCAGCTTCGCCGACGAAACCCCCGCCAGCTACGGGAGCGAGGTCCTGGCTAGAGACTTCACGGGAGACGGGGTCAACGACTTCAGCGCAGGCGCCCTAGCAGGCTGGACCTACGACTGGGTCGGGCTGCTGACAGGGGAGAGCGTGAACCTTGGCTGGAGGCTAGGATTCGACTACGCGGGCCTGGTACTGCCAGGCCTAGACCCGCAGGGTAGGTGGGTGTCAATACTCTACGACACCCTGGCACACGGCACCAGCGTGGCTACGGTCATAGCCTCGAGGGGTAACGTGGAGTTCAACCTGGGATACATAGAGACGAGCCTGAGGGGCGTGGCCCCCGGGGCTAAGATAGCCGCGGGAGGCAGCTTCCTCATAAACGTGTTCGTCGCCCAGCTCTTCCTCTCCGGCTTCGAGCCCCAGGACAGCCCGCTGAACTGGGTGTACACGGGGGAGCACCAGGTAGACGTGATTAACAACAGCTGGGGCAACAGCTACATAGCCCTCAGAGGCTTCCTCACCGGCGCCGATGACTACGCAACCATAGAGGACTACATAGTCTCCGCCAGCGGGACGGTGATAGTGCATGCCATGGGCAACGGAGGCCCCGGATACGGCACCGCCACAACCCCGGGTGCCGGGAGCCTGATAATAAGCGTGGGAGCCAGCACCCTATTCGACTACAGGCCTTTCTACGGCTACCTGCCCTCGCCGGGAGGCGACGTCATCAGCTGGAGCGACAGGGGGCCCAGCCAGATAGGCGTTGCCAAGCCTGACGTGGTCAACATAGGGAGCTTCGCTTGGGCCGGAGTCCCGGTCCTCACCGGGCTCGGTAACGGCTCCTTAGCATTCGACATCTTCGGCGGGACGAGCGAGGCGACCCCCATGACCTCCGGAAGCGTCGCCCTAGTCATAAGCGCCTACCAGCAGGCCTTCGGCGCCAAGCCCAGCCCAGGCCTGGTCAAGGCTATACTAAAGAGCACAGCAAGGGACACGGGGGCCGACGCCTTCACCCAGGGCTCGGGCCAGGTAGACGTCTACAGGGCCGTGAAGGCCGTACTAGAGGGTGGAGTCCCCATAGCACTCTCCACCAGCGTCTACGAGAACGTCTACAGCCTGCTCTCCGGCTACAGCTACCCATTCCTAGCCCCCAACCCGGTTGAGGACACCCAGATATACCCCGGCGTGTTGAAGCCGGGCGAGACCGCCGTCGAGACGCTGGTCCTCAAGACCCTCTCCGGCGAGGCTGAGGTCTCGGATGTGAAGGCCTACACGTTCCACGTAGTCAGGAAGGGGCTGCTAGAGTATCTGGACCTGGAGAACGCCTATGTGATACTGGCCGACGGATCCACGGTGCCGCTGCAGGAGAGGCTCGCCGGGGTGGGTGAGGACGGCTCCACCCTGACGCTGCTGCTCCAGGGCGACGAGAGGAGGATAATCGTCCCGATGAAGCAGGAGTACCTCCAGGGCCTCGCCAAGCCGCTGGAGTACGAGAACGAGATCATAGTCAGCTTCCCCTACACAATAATGGACCCCGGGAGGACCTACGGCCCCTCCCCCGGGGTACCCTACCTAATTCTCGGGGCCGAGTTCCACCTAGGCTTCGACCTAGACGGTGACGGCGTCATAACCCTCGGCGAGACGGCCAGGGTGAACTACGACATTAGATACGCAAACACCCTCCACGTAGAGATCGGCAACCCCGAGTCCCAGGCTGCCGAGGTTGCCGAGTGGCTAACCGGGAGGTGGGGCATAGAGGTCTCCCCAGAAGACGCCGTGCCGGTGCTAGACCTCAGGATACTCTTCAACGTCTACGGCCTCATAGGGCAGCAGCTTGAGCTGCCCCTAAAGCTTGAGACCGAGTTCCTCCACAGATTCCCCGCCTGCGGGCTGAGCGTGAGCCTCAGCAGCACCACAGTAACGCCGGAAGGCGTTGAGGCGGAGGTTGCCATACAGGTACCTGAGGACGCGGCTCCCGGGGTCTACCAGTACTACATAGAGATAGCCTACAGCGACGGCGGCAAGACTCTGGTGCCAGTCTCAGTACCGGTCGCCGCCGTTGTTGATAGTGAGACTGGAGTGCTAGACTTCGGAGGCTTTGTCGAGGAGGCGCCCTACAGGCAGTACGCCGTTAGCGGCAAGTTCGACTGGAGCTGGAGGTACGAGAGCGGCGACTGGAGGACCTTCCCCGTAGTGTTCGAGGACCCGTCGGTGAAGGCTGTAGTGGTGGCGGTAGAGTGGCAGAGCCCCGACACGGCCATAGACGTTGCTGTGGGAGGACCCGGCTACAACTTCCTGGCCGCCGATACTGAGGAGGACATAGCCTACCTCTACGGCAGCGTGGTGGCCGCCAAGATGGCATACCACGGCGGGGCCCTAGGCAGGAGCGGCCTCGTCCCCTACTACGAGACACCCTCGAAGACCAAGTCCATAGTGCTGGCGCCGGTGGCGGAAGCCGGGAAGCCGTACTGGGTAGTGGTTAGGAACAGCATAATAGACGCCTCCACCGTGTTCCCAGAGACCTTCACCGTCGAGCTCAGGCCAGTGAGGGTTACGGCAGAGGTCCTCGGAGAGCTGCAGGAGGGCGAGGAGGTGACTGTTAGGTTCACCATAACAGGCACAGCCCTAATAAGCTACGCCCAGGTCTACACCAGCGTGGAAGGGGCCACGGTTACCCCCAGCACCCTCGGCTTCGGCCTAACCCACGTTGTTGAGGTCACATTCACATACCAGGGCGAGGAGGAGGTCTCCATAGCGCTGCTCACTCCGCTGGCCAGGAGCTACGACATAGGCTTCGACTACGGGCCCTACAAGTTCGCCATATTCAGGGTGCCAGGGTTCTTCACCGCCACAGCACCCCTAAGCTAA